A genomic region of Chryseobacterium sp. KACC 21268 contains the following coding sequences:
- the purE gene encoding 5-(carboxyamino)imidazole ribonucleotide mutase produces MVGIIMGSQSDLPIMQQAADFLKSLEIPYELTVVSAHRTPERMFDYAKTAKERGLKVIIAGAGGAAHLPGMVASCTTLPVIGVPILSSNSIDGWDSVLSILQMPSGIPVATVALNGATNAGILAAKIIGTSDSEVSQKLKIYQNSLKDKVLGTVDDIKKLHPNQFDK; encoded by the coding sequence ATGGTCGGAATAATAATGGGTAGCCAAAGCGATCTCCCAATCATGCAACAAGCAGCAGATTTTTTGAAATCTCTGGAAATCCCGTACGAACTCACCGTGGTTTCCGCACACAGAACGCCGGAAAGAATGTTCGATTATGCAAAAACTGCGAAGGAAAGAGGTTTGAAAGTCATCATCGCAGGAGCAGGCGGCGCAGCTCATTTGCCTGGAATGGTTGCCAGCTGTACCACTTTGCCCGTGATCGGCGTTCCAATTTTATCCTCAAATTCCATCGATGGTTGGGATTCGGTTCTGTCCATTTTGCAAATGCCATCCGGAATTCCCGTTGCGACAGTTGCGCTGAATGGTGCTACAAATGCAGGAATTCTCGCTGCGAAAATCATAGGGACTTCTGATTCTGAAGTTTCTCAGAAATTAAAAATTTACCAAAACTCATTGAAGGATAAAGTGCTTGGAACCGTGGATGACATCAAGAAATTGCATCCGAATCAGTTTGATAAATAA